The DNA region AGCAGGGGGCCGTCACCGGGCTCGAACGCCCGGCGGCGGACCGGTGACCTGTCAGATACCCGTGGAACCTATCAAATACTCGTGAAGACACACGTTTTTATGTGAGACGGCGGTCTACGTGAGGTATGTCGAACACGCGCCCTCGTGGCGAAACCTTCGATCAGACGGACGTCGACCTCCTCGAGTACGTCGAGAATGACTTCGACGTCAACCTCAACGTCCTCTCGGAGGAACTCGGCCTGTCGAAATCCGCGATCCACTATCGACTCGAGAAACTCAAGGACCGGGGTGTTATCCGCGGGATCACGGCCGACCTCGATCCGGTGCCGTTCGGGCTGGACATGGTGGCGCTGACGGAGGTTTCGGTCACCCACGAGCAGGGATACTCCGAGGACATCGGGACCGAACTCGCGGCGATCGACGGCATCGAACAGGTCTACTACACGATGGGCGACGTGGACTTCGTGACGATCGTGCGCGTCCAGGACCGCGAGCAGATGAACGAGGTCATCGACGAAATCGTCGGCATCGAGGGCGTCAAGGAGACGTCCTCGCGGTTCGTCATGGACGAAATCAAGAGCACTCCGCGGGTCGTCTCGGTGATGTCCGAGGAGATGAAGCGGGTCGTCCAGGACGGGGATCGCTGATCGACGTCTCGACTCGAGGCGCTTCGGACGGAGGACGGGGCTACGCGTTCGGCCAGCGCTCGATGTACACCGTCTCGTCGGTGTAGAACCGGACGACGTCCTCCGCCTGGGCGTGGAGGTCGCCGAAGAACGAGTCCTTTTGCCCACCGAAGTGGAAGAAGGCCATCGGTGCGGCCGTTCCCGCATTGACTGCGAGGTTGCCCGCCTCCGCTCGGTGGCGGAACTGCCGGGCCTCGGAACCGCTCTCGGTGAAGAGGCTCGCGGCGTTGCCGAAGTCGCTGCGGTTCATGACCTCGATTCCCTCCGCAACGCTCTCGACTGCCATCGCGCCGAGGACGGGGCCGAATATTTCCTCTTGGCAGATGGTCATCTCGGGGGTCACGTCCCGGAAGAGACAGGGACCAAGGAAGTTGCCCTCGCCGTCGCGACCGACGTCCCGGCCGTCGACGACCAGTTCGGCCCCCTCCTCGAGGCCGGTTTCGACGTACTCTCGTACTCGCTCCTCGTGTTCGGGCGTGATCAGCGGGCCGACGGTAGTCTCGGGGTCGAGGCCGTCGCCGACGACCTGTTTCTCGGTCTCCGCGGCGAGGAGGTCGACGAACTCCTCGTAGACGCTCTCCTCGACCAGCACGACGTCGTTGGCGAGGCAGCGCTCGCCCGAGCACGCCAGCGCGGAACTCACCGTCTTCTCGGCGGCGAACTCGAGGTCGGCGGTCGCGGAGACGACGACGTGATTCTTCGCCCCGCCCTGGGCCTGAACGCGCTTTCCGTGGGCGGCCGCCTTCTCGTAGACGTGTTTCGCGACGGGGGTGGAACCGACGAAGGAGATGCCGGCGACGTCAGGGTGCTGGAGGAGGGCGTCGACGGTGTCGACGCTCCCGTTGACGAGCTGGACGACGCCGTCAGGGAATCTGGCCTCGTCGATGAGTTCGAACAGCCGCTGGGTCACGAGCGGGTCCCGTTCGCTCGGTTTCAGAATGAAGCTGTTCCCGGTCGCGACCGCGTACGGGAGGAACCATAGCGGGATCATGCCGGGGAAGTTGAACGGAGTAACGGCGGCGAACACGCCGAGGGGTTCCCTGACGGCCGTCTCGTCGATGTCGGGGGCGGCGTGCTGGACGTGTCCCGCCTGCATGAGCGTCGGGATGCCGCAGGCGACTTCGACGTTCTCGATGCCTCGACGGAGTTCCCCTCGAGCCTCGCCCATCGTCTTTCCGTGCTCGCGGACGAGGGTCTCCGTGAGTTCGTCCAGGTGTTCCTCGAGGAGGCGTTTCAGCTCGAACAGTGGCTGGATGCGCGCCTCGACGGGCGTCTCTCGCCAGTCCTCGAAGGCGGCCAGCCCCGCCTCGACGGCTGCGTCCACGTCCTCGCCGGTGCTGAAGCCGACGTATCCGAGGGCGTTGCCAGTCGCCGGATTCACCACGTTCTGGCCGTCCGCGCCCGGGGCGACCCACTCCCCGTCGACGTAGTTTTTCACCGTCCCGAACCGTTCGGTGGTATCGTGTGGCATTCGTCTAGGGCTGTCCGCCAGTCACTATAAGGCTTCTGATATTATGAATATTGTACTCCCTATACATAGAAAATATGGACTGAATGCTGTGTCACCATGGAGTGTAGAATTTTGTCCGAGAAATCTGATTAAGGGATAAATATTAATCAATAGAGTCCGATAGCCGTGATAGGGACATGGTAACGGATAACTCGAGCGACGGGCTGAACGCCGTCGAGGCGATGGACAGGGAGTACGTCTTCGGGACGTGGGCCTACCAGAGCGAGGTCTCACCGACCCAGATCGTCGGTGGCGACGGCGCCCGGTTCACCGACGCTGACGGGAACGAGTACGTCGACTTCTCCGGGCAACTCATGTGTTCGAACCTCGGCCACTCGGCCTCGGCGGTCGAGGAGGCCATCGCCGAACAGACTCGAGAGGGTGCGTACTTCGCGCCGGGGTTCGCCACCGAGGCACGAGCCGAACTCGGAAAGAAACTCGCCGAGGTGACGCCGGGAAACCTCTCGAAGACGTTCTTCTCGACTAGCGGCACCGAGGCCATCGAGGCTGCGATCAAGATTGCGAAGTTCTACACGGGCAAGGACAAGATCATCTCCCGGTACCGCTCCTACCACGGCGCGACAGCGGGATCGATCAGCGTCACCGGCGACCCCCGCCGACTCGCCGCCGAACCCGGCATTCCGGGCGCGATCAAGGCGCCCGACCCCTACGCCTACGGGTCGACACTCGACCCCATGGAGAGCCTCGAGTACATCGACGAAATGCTGATGCTTGAGGGCGACACCGTCGCGGCGGTGCTGGTCGAACCGGTCGTCGGTTCGAACGGCATCCTGGTCCCGCCGGCGGAGTACCTCCCGCGGCTCAAGGAGATCGCCCACGACCACGGCGCGTTGCTCGTCTGCGACGAGGTGATGACCGGGTTCGGCCGGACCGGCGAGTGGTTCGGCAGCGACCTCTTCGACGTGACTCCCGACATCATGACGATGGCGAAGGGGCTCACGGGCGCCTACCAGCCTCTTGCGGCGACCGTCGTCACCGACGACATCGCCGCTCACTTTGAGGACAACATGTTCACTCACGGCCACACCTACGCGGGCCACCCGGTCGCCTGCGCGGCGGGACTGGCGGCCGTCGAGACCTACGAGTCCGAGGGTTTGATCGAGCGGGCGGACGAGGTCGGCTCGTACCTGAGCGACCGAATCGCCTCGCTCGCCGTCGACCACCCGAGCGTCGGCGACGTCCGCGGAACCGGGCTGTTCCACGGGATCGAACTCACGAAACGGACCGACGAGCGGGCCCCCTTCGGAACGCGTGAGGACAAACTCTCGAAGGGGTCGACCGTCGTCGACGAGGTCGCTGCCCGCGCGCTCGAGCACGGGACCTACGTCGCCAACATGATCAACACGCTCATCGTCGCGCCGCCGCTGACGATCACCCGGGCGGAGATCGACGAGGCCGTCGCGGCGATCGACGCGGCCCTCGAGGTCGCCGACGCGGCGATGGAGGCGTAACCCGAACCGGCGCGGGGTTCGAGCGGCTACCGCTGGGAGAGCCCCCGGAGCGTCGAGTCACCAGTCGATTAACACTATCCAACCCACAATCGATATAATGAATGAATTTCAGGTAACTCGGGATTCCCACGAATCCGACACAACATTTAAGCGATCGGACGAGTACGACCTACCCATGTTTTTACGTCTCGCGTCACCGGAGGTGGCCTGATCGCTCGATGAATTTCCTTCGCTACGTCGCGGTGCGGACGCTCCAGACGGTCCCCGTGCTGGCCGGGGTCTCCGCGGTCGTGTTCCTGATCGTCCACGCGGCACCCGGCGATCCGGTCGTCAACATGCTCGGCATTCAGGCGACCGAGGAGAACATCGAGGCGGTCCGGGCCGCCCACGGACTGGACCAGCCGCTGTACATCCAGTACTTCTCGTGGCTCTCGAACGTGCTCCAGGGCGACTTCGGCCGATCGCTCGTCCAGGGCCGGGCCGTCTCGGACCTGATCGTGAGCCGTCTGCCAGCGACGCTGTTCCTCGCCGTCTCCTCGATGGTCGTCGCCATACTCATCGCGATTCCCGCCGGTATGGTGAGTGCAGTCCGCAAGGGGTCGAAGACCGATTTCGCGGTCACGCTCGGGGCGCTCTCGGGCATCTCGATCCCGAACTTCTGGCTCGGTCTGCTCTTAATTCTCTTCTTCGCGACGTCGATCGACCTCTTTCCCGCGGGGAACTACGTCTCGCCGATGGACGACCCCGTCGGCGCGCTCGAGAGCGTCTTCCTGCCGGCGGTGACGGTCGGAACCGCCTACGCCGCTCTGCTGACGCGCCAGACACGCTCGGCCGTCCTCGAGAACCTCCGCTCCGATAGCGTGCGGATGGCAAAGGCGAAGGGACTCTCGGCGCGCCGGATCATGACCGCCCACGTCCTGAAAGGAGCGCTGTTGCCCGTCATCACCGTCGCCGGATTGCAGTTCGGCTACCTCCTCTCGGCCACCGTCGTCGTCGAGCAGGTGTTCGCCTGGCCCGGCATGGGGCGACTGATCTGGTTCGCCGTCCTCCAGCAGGACTACCCGGCGGTACAGGGGGCCGTCCTCGTCGTCGCCACCCTGTTCGTCGCGATCAACCTGCTCGTCGACCTCACGTACGGCTACCTCGACCCGCGGGTGAGCGCCCAATGAGCGTCGTCTCGAGCGCCCGTCGGGATCGATTACGCCGGTTCGTTCGGAGTTTCGCGGCGCATAAACTGGCGGTCGCCGGGCTCGCGGTCGTGTCGGTAATCGTCGTCGTCGGCGTGCTCGCGTTCGTCGACGAACAGTTCTTCGGCGGGGCGATCATCGAGACCGTCCACCACGACCCGAACGACCCCGCGTTCACCCCGCTCGAGGGGCCGAGCGCGGACCACCCGTTCGGGACCGACGAACTGGGTCGCGACGTCCTGTCGCGGACGATCTACGGCGCGAAGGTGTCGGTGCAGGTCGCGCTCACGGCGGTCTCCGTGGCCGCCGTGATTGGCTCGCTGCTCGGCGTACTCGCCGGGTACGCGAAGGGGTACACGGAGACGGTCATCATGCGCGGGGTGGACGTGCTGCTCGGGTTCCCCGCGCTCATCCTCGCGATCGGCGTCGTCGCCGCACTCGGATTCAGCCTCCAGAACGTCATCATCGCGCTGGGAATCGTCTACATCCCGCAGTTTGCCCGCATCGCCCGCAGCAGCGCCCTCTCGGTCACCGAGGAGGAGTACGTCGAGGCCGCCGAAGCCCTCGGCTACTCGAGGCGTCACATCGTCTTCTGGGAGGTGTTACCGAACTGCCTCTCGCCGCTGCTGGTTCAGGCCTCCCTGCTGATGGCGTTCGCCATCATCGCGGAAGCCTCCCTCTCGTTCCTCGGTCTCGGCGTCCAGCCGCCCCAGGCCTCGTGGGGGCAGATGGTCGCCGACGGGAGTAGCTACATGAGCAACGCCCCCTGGATTTCGGTGTTCCCGGGGGTCGCCGTCTTCGTCACCGTGTTGGGCTTCAACCTGGTCGGCGACGGGCTGCGCGACGCGCTCGATCCACACGAAAACGCCGAACGGAGGTTCTGAGGATGAGTACGAACACGAGCACGAATACGAGCACGGGTGACCCACTGCTATCGGTCGACGGACTGACGACGGAATTCGCGACCGATGAGGGCGGCATTCGCGCCATCGAGGACGTGAGCTTCACCCTCGAGCGCGGAGAAACCCTCGGCATCGTCGGAGAGAGCGGTTCCGGCAAGAGCGTCACCGCTCACTCGATTATGCGGCTACTCGAGGACAACGGCCGGATCGCGTCGGGCTCGGTCACGTTCGACGGCGCCGATCTGACGACGATGTCCGACTCGACGCTGCAGTCGATCCGCGGATCGGAGATCGCCATGGTCTTCCAGGATCCGATGACCTCGCTCACGCCGGTGTTGACCGTCGGCACGCAACTCCTCGAGACGCTCCACCAGCACCGGGAGCTGTCCGACGAGGAAGCGCGGGAGACGGCGCTCTCCCTGCTCGAGCAGGTGCGCCTGCCAGACCCCGTTGACGTCTTCGAGTCCTATCCGCACGAACTCTCCGGGGGTCAGCGCCAGCGGGTCCTTATCGCGATCGCCATCTGCTGCGATCCCGAGGTGCTGATCGCCGACGAACCGACGACGGCGCTGGACGTGACCATCGAGGCCCAGATCCTCGAGTTGCTCGAGGACCTCCGGGACTCCCGCGACCTCAGCGTCGTCCTCATCACCCACGACCTGGGGGTCGTCGCGGAGTCGACCGACCGCGTGGGCGTCATGTACGCCGGACAGATGGTCGAGCAGGGGTCGACCGACCGAGTGTTCACCGAACCCCGTCATCCCTACACGGCAGGCCTGCTCCGATCGATGCCGCGGCTGACCGACCACGTTCCCGAACTGCTCGAGGGAACCGTTCCCCAGCCCGGAAACCGGCCGAGTGGCTGTAACTTCGCCCCACGCTGTCCGTACGCGACGGCGGCCTGCGAGGCGGACGATCCGCCGCTCGAGCCGGTCGAGAGAGGCGACGGCGTCCCAGCGGGGACCTCCGAGACCGCCGCTGAAATTACGGCCGAAACCGCCGCTGGAACCGCACCGTCGCCGACCGACGACGGCGCCGTCCAGCGAGCGGCCTGCATTCGAACCGACGAGATCGGCGTCCTCGAGCCCGTTCCCGCCGAGGCCTCCGAGACGGCTAGGTCGCGGACGACCGACGTCGGCGACCCCATCCTCGAGATCGAGAACGTGCGAAAGGAGTTCGACACCTCGACCTCGCTGCTCGATCGCCTGCTCCCGAAGGGATCGCCGCCGGTGCAGGCCGTCGACGGCGTCTCGCTCTCGCTTCGCGCGGGCGAAACCGTCGGACTCGTCGGGGAGAGCGGCTCCGGTAAGACGACCCTCGGGCGCCTCTGCATCGCTCTCGAGGAGCGGACCGAGGGCGACATCCTGCTCGACGGCGTCTCCCTCGCGGAGACTCCCGACGAGGAACTCCGCCAGCGAGTCCAGTTCGTCTTCCAGGACCCCAGTTCGTCGCTCAACCCGCGCCAGCGAGTCGGGCGCATCCTCGGGTTCGCGGTCGAGAAACACGCGACGCTGGCGCCAGACGAGACGGTCACCGACCGCGTGATCGACCTGCTCGAGGAGGTGGGTCTCGACGCCGAGACCCGTCACCGCCACCCCCACGAACTCTCCGGCGGGCAGAAACAGCGCGTCGGCGTCGCCCGGGCGCTCGCGGTCGATCCGGACGTCCTGATCGCGGACGAGCCGACCAGCGCGCTCGACGTGAGCGTCCAGGGCCAGATCCTGGCCCTCCTCGAGCGGATCAAGGCCGAACGCGACCTCTCGATGATCTTCATCAGTCACGACCTCTCGGTCATCCGCCACGTCTCCGACCGCGTTGCCGTGATGTACCTCGGCCGACTCGCGGAGACCGGGCCTGTCGACGCGCTCTTCGCCGATCCGAAACACCCCTACACGGAGGCGCTGCTGAGCGCGATTCCCGACCCCGACCCCGATCCCAATCCGCAGCGGTCGAGCGAGCGGATCACTCTCGAGGGCGAGATTCCGGACCCGCGATACCCGCCGACGGGGTGTAACTTCGCCAGCCGCTGTCCGGCGGTCATGCCGAAGTGTCGCGAACACGACCCGGCGCTCGTCCCGGTCGACGGCGATCAGCGTGCGGCCTGTTTCCTCCACTCGACGGCCACCAGGGGCGACGAGGAGCCGCCGGAGGACGTTCTCGAGGCGACCCACCGTGGCAGCGACTGAGCCGGACACCGCCGAATCGACGGCTACAGCCCCCCGACCGATTCCATACTGAACGGCGGTCTGTGACCTTACAAATTAACCGAACAAAGTTCATCCAATAGTAATATATGTGAATAACTGTATACTACGGTTGCGAGATTTGGAACTGTTCCACCACCACCAACGAACCACCACAAATCTCGCACTTTTCCGGCAGCGATCGTCCGATCACTCGCCAGTGACGCACTCTCCGATCATTCGACGGTGACGCTCTTCGCCAGATGCCGGGGCTTGTCGATCGAGCGACCCAGTTCGTTGGCGATCCAGTACGACACCAGCTGGAGCTGGACGTTCGCTACGACCGAACTCGCGACGTCCTCGAGCGCCGGAATCTCGAGGACGTGGTCGGCGTATCGTTCGACGTCCGACTGGCCGTCCGTGACCGCGACGATGGGGACGCCGCGAGCCTCGACCTCCTTGACGTTGCCGATGGTCTTCTCGGCTTCCTCGCCGTCGCCGGTCACGAGCGCGAAGACCGCCGTGTTCGGGCCGACCAGCGCGAGGGGGCCGTGTTTCAACTCGCCCGCCGCGAAGCCCTCGGCGTGTTCGTAGGAAATCTCCTTGAGCTTCAGCGCCCCCTCGAGCGCGACGGGGTAGTTGAGGCTGCGACCGATGAAGAAGTACGCGTCGGCGTCGCGGTAGGCGTGAGCGACCTCCCGGGCGCTTGAGGTGTCGAGCACCTGTTGGATGGCGTCGGCGATCGATCGGAGCGACTGGATCAACTCGCGGGAACGGTGGTCGCTCAGTGCGGCGGCGACCATGGTGAGGGCGGCCTGCTGGCTCGCGAACGTCTTCGTGGCAGCGACGCCGATTTCCGGACCGGCCCGGATGTAGAGGACGTGATCGGTCTCGCGGGCGGCCGAACTGCCGACGACGTTCGTCACGGCGAGCGTCGTCGCGCCCGCCCGGTTCGCCTCCCGGAGGGCGCGCATCGTGTCGGCCGTCTCGCCGCTCTGGGTGACGCCGACGACGAGCGAGTCGTCCGTGAGCGGCATCGTCTCGGCCGTAAATTCGCTCGCCAGGGAAGCCTGGGCGGGGACGCCCCAGCGGTTCAACAGCGAGACGCCGAACATCGCGGCGTGATAGGAGGTCCCGCAGGCGACGAACGTTACGGGGCCGTCGAAGGCGATGTCCGCCAGTTCCTCGAGTTCGATTCGACCGGTGAGTTCGTTGAGTCGCCCGCGGAGACACTCCCGGATCGCAGTGGGCTGTTCGTGGATCTCCTTGAGCATGTAGTGGTCGTAGCCGCTCTTGCCGGCGTCCTCGGCGTCCCACTCGATGGTCTCGACGCTGCTCTCGACGACCTCGCCGTCCGAATCGGTGATCCGGATCGAGTCGCCGGTGAGCGTCGCGAACTCACCGTCGTCGAGGTAGATCACGCGGTCGGTGTACTCGATGAACGCCGGGACGTCGCTCGCCAGGTAGTGGCCGTCCTCGCCCAGGCCGAGTACGAGCGGCGACTCGTGGCGGGCCGCGTACACCGTCTCCGACCCCTCGAAGACGGCGGCGATGGCGTAACTGCCCTCGAGGCGCTCGATGGCCGCCCGAAACGCCGACTCGGGGTCGAGGCCGTCCTCGAGGCCGCGGGCGATCAGGTGGGGAACGACCTCGGTGTCGGTGTCGCTCTGGAACGTGACCCCGACCTCGCGCAGTTCCGTCCGGAGTGACTGGTAGTTCTCGATGATGCCGTTGTGGACGACGGCGACCCGGCCCTCCGCGTCGGTGTGCGGGTGAGCGTTCACGTCCGAGGGCGGGCCGTGGGTGCTCCAGCGGGTGTGGCCGATGCCGACGGACTCGCCGCCTGGTTCGTTCGCCTCCAGGGTCTCCTCGAGCGAGGAGACCTCGCCCTGGCGCTTGTGGACGCGGAGGTCCGTATCCCCGAGGGCGACGCCGGCGGAGTCGTACCCCCGGTACTCGAGGCCCGAGAGGCCGGTCATGAGAACGTCGAGCGCGTCGGTCTCGTGCTCGCCGTTGCCGACGAAGCCGATGATGCCACACATCAGGAACGCACCTCCACGTCGTCCTTCACGGTTCCACGGAGCGTCGCCCCCGCTTGGACGTAGGCGTCGGCGCCGACGATCACGCCGGGGGCGAACGTCGATCCGCCCTCGTCGTGGGCGTGGTCGGCGAACAGCGCGCCGAAGTCGACGTCTCGGTGGACCGCGTCGTTGATCTGGACGTCGCTCGGCCCGCCGACGACGGTCGACCCGGGGCCGATTCGCGCCCCGCGGCCGGTGACGCAGTCGCGGACCGTCGCCCCGTCTTCGACTCGCGTGTCGGCGTCGACGACGGCGTGCGTGAGCGAGACGTTCGAACCGACCGTCACGTTCTCGCCGAGACAGACGTTCGGTCCCACGACCGACCCCGCCCCGATGACGCAATCGGCGGGGACGACGACGGGGTCGACGATCGTCGCGGACTCGTGGACGTAGGCGTCGGCTGACACCTGGCTGTCGACGCCGCCCCTGGCGAGGAGGTCTTCAGCGATAGTCAGCAGGTCCCACGGGTAGGTCGCGTCGACCCAGAGGCCGTCGGAGACGACGCCCCGAACGCTGGCGGTCTCGTCGTCGACCAGGCTCGAGATGCCATCGATGAGGGACTGTTCACCCACACGCGGGTCGACGCCGCGAATCGCCTCGAATATCAGGTCGTCGAAGACGTAGACGCCGGCGTTGAGGGTGTACTCGCGGTCGTCGAACGGGTGTTCGACGATCTCGGTCACCTCGCCGTCGTCCGTGAGGACGCCGCCGTACTCGCCGACGTCGTCGGTCGGGATCAGGCCGAGCGTCGCCACCGAGTCCTCGTCGTGGGACTCGAGTACGTCCGCGACGATGTCGCCGTCGACGAGCTGGTCGCCGTAGACGACGAGCGTCGGCCCCTGGTGGTCCCGGTGGTCGTCTTCTGCGGCCAGGAGCGCGTGGCCACTTCCCAGCAGCTTCTCCTGTTTGACGTACTTGATCGGGACGTTGCGGTAGGTCGGCCCGAAGTGCGACTGGACGCGGTTTCGCTGGTAGCCCACGACGGTCGTGATCTCGGTCACGCCCGCGTCGATCAGCGCGTCGAAGACGTGCTCCAGGATCGGCTTCGTCGCCGCCGGCAACATCGGCTTCGGCCGATGTTTGGTCAACGGTCTGAGACGGCTTCCCTCCCCGGCCGCGAGCACGATCGCGGAACGTTCGGTCATACTATTCGAACCTCCGTCTGGCGACGTCAGTCTTTTGGATGTACTCATTTGCACGGTTTTAGTATCTCGGTCGATTCTCACGGCGGGTGTCGAGTCGTCCTCGAGCGTCCCCGATTCGGCGGGTCCAGTGGGCTCGAGTCGGCGGTGTGCGAGCGGGTGATCGGACGTGGACGCGAACACCGGACGTGGACGGGAGCGACGGCGGACGAGAGCGGAAGCGGGAACCAGGACGGAGCGATCTATCCCTCCCCCTCGGACTGATAAGGTTCACCGACGGCTTCCATCGGCAGGACGTTGTACAGCGAATCCTCGAGTTGGTCCGCGGAGTCGTACTCCTCGCTGTGCGTGTCCTCGACGAGCGACCCGAGGTTGGCTTCCCCGTCGGCGAGCAACAGCGTCACGTCGTTCAAC from Natronosalvus rutilus includes:
- a CDS encoding Lrp/AsnC family transcriptional regulator, producing MSNTRPRGETFDQTDVDLLEYVENDFDVNLNVLSEELGLSKSAIHYRLEKLKDRGVIRGITADLDPVPFGLDMVALTEVSVTHEQGYSEDIGTELAAIDGIEQVYYTMGDVDFVTIVRVQDREQMNEVIDEIVGIEGVKETSSRFVMDEIKSTPRVVSVMSEEMKRVVQDGDR
- a CDS encoding CoA-acylating methylmalonate-semialdehyde dehydrogenase, translated to MPHDTTERFGTVKNYVDGEWVAPGADGQNVVNPATGNALGYVGFSTGEDVDAAVEAGLAAFEDWRETPVEARIQPLFELKRLLEEHLDELTETLVREHGKTMGEARGELRRGIENVEVACGIPTLMQAGHVQHAAPDIDETAVREPLGVFAAVTPFNFPGMIPLWFLPYAVATGNSFILKPSERDPLVTQRLFELIDEARFPDGVVQLVNGSVDTVDALLQHPDVAGISFVGSTPVAKHVYEKAAAHGKRVQAQGGAKNHVVVSATADLEFAAEKTVSSALACSGERCLANDVVLVEESVYEEFVDLLAAETEKQVVGDGLDPETTVGPLITPEHEERVREYVETGLEEGAELVVDGRDVGRDGEGNFLGPCLFRDVTPEMTICQEEIFGPVLGAMAVESVAEGIEVMNRSDFGNAASLFTESGSEARQFRHRAEAGNLAVNAGTAAPMAFFHFGGQKDSFFGDLHAQAEDVVRFYTDETVYIERWPNA
- a CDS encoding aspartate aminotransferase family protein codes for the protein MVTDNSSDGLNAVEAMDREYVFGTWAYQSEVSPTQIVGGDGARFTDADGNEYVDFSGQLMCSNLGHSASAVEEAIAEQTREGAYFAPGFATEARAELGKKLAEVTPGNLSKTFFSTSGTEAIEAAIKIAKFYTGKDKIISRYRSYHGATAGSISVTGDPRRLAAEPGIPGAIKAPDPYAYGSTLDPMESLEYIDEMLMLEGDTVAAVLVEPVVGSNGILVPPAEYLPRLKEIAHDHGALLVCDEVMTGFGRTGEWFGSDLFDVTPDIMTMAKGLTGAYQPLAATVVTDDIAAHFEDNMFTHGHTYAGHPVACAAGLAAVETYESEGLIERADEVGSYLSDRIASLAVDHPSVGDVRGTGLFHGIELTKRTDERAPFGTREDKLSKGSTVVDEVAARALEHGTYVANMINTLIVAPPLTITRAEIDEAVAAIDAALEVADAAMEA
- a CDS encoding ABC transporter permease, whose product is MNFLRYVAVRTLQTVPVLAGVSAVVFLIVHAAPGDPVVNMLGIQATEENIEAVRAAHGLDQPLYIQYFSWLSNVLQGDFGRSLVQGRAVSDLIVSRLPATLFLAVSSMVVAILIAIPAGMVSAVRKGSKTDFAVTLGALSGISIPNFWLGLLLILFFATSIDLFPAGNYVSPMDDPVGALESVFLPAVTVGTAYAALLTRQTRSAVLENLRSDSVRMAKAKGLSARRIMTAHVLKGALLPVITVAGLQFGYLLSATVVVEQVFAWPGMGRLIWFAVLQQDYPAVQGAVLVVATLFVAINLLVDLTYGYLDPRVSAQ
- a CDS encoding ABC transporter permease, coding for MSVVSSARRDRLRRFVRSFAAHKLAVAGLAVVSVIVVVGVLAFVDEQFFGGAIIETVHHDPNDPAFTPLEGPSADHPFGTDELGRDVLSRTIYGAKVSVQVALTAVSVAAVIGSLLGVLAGYAKGYTETVIMRGVDVLLGFPALILAIGVVAALGFSLQNVIIALGIVYIPQFARIARSSALSVTEEEYVEAAEALGYSRRHIVFWEVLPNCLSPLLVQASLLMAFAIIAEASLSFLGLGVQPPQASWGQMVADGSSYMSNAPWISVFPGVAVFVTVLGFNLVGDGLRDALDPHENAERRF
- a CDS encoding ABC transporter ATP-binding protein, translated to MSTNTSTNTSTGDPLLSVDGLTTEFATDEGGIRAIEDVSFTLERGETLGIVGESGSGKSVTAHSIMRLLEDNGRIASGSVTFDGADLTTMSDSTLQSIRGSEIAMVFQDPMTSLTPVLTVGTQLLETLHQHRELSDEEARETALSLLEQVRLPDPVDVFESYPHELSGGQRQRVLIAIAICCDPEVLIADEPTTALDVTIEAQILELLEDLRDSRDLSVVLITHDLGVVAESTDRVGVMYAGQMVEQGSTDRVFTEPRHPYTAGLLRSMPRLTDHVPELLEGTVPQPGNRPSGCNFAPRCPYATAACEADDPPLEPVERGDGVPAGTSETAAEITAETAAGTAPSPTDDGAVQRAACIRTDEIGVLEPVPAEASETARSRTTDVGDPILEIENVRKEFDTSTSLLDRLLPKGSPPVQAVDGVSLSLRAGETVGLVGESGSGKTTLGRLCIALEERTEGDILLDGVSLAETPDEELRQRVQFVFQDPSSSLNPRQRVGRILGFAVEKHATLAPDETVTDRVIDLLEEVGLDAETRHRHPHELSGGQKQRVGVARALAVDPDVLIADEPTSALDVSVQGQILALLERIKAERDLSMIFISHDLSVIRHVSDRVAVMYLGRLAETGPVDALFADPKHPYTEALLSAIPDPDPDPNPQRSSERITLEGEIPDPRYPPTGCNFASRCPAVMPKCREHDPALVPVDGDQRAACFLHSTATRGDEEPPEDVLEATHRGSD
- the glmS gene encoding glutamine--fructose-6-phosphate transaminase (isomerizing) — translated: MCGIIGFVGNGEHETDALDVLMTGLSGLEYRGYDSAGVALGDTDLRVHKRQGEVSSLEETLEANEPGGESVGIGHTRWSTHGPPSDVNAHPHTDAEGRVAVVHNGIIENYQSLRTELREVGVTFQSDTDTEVVPHLIARGLEDGLDPESAFRAAIERLEGSYAIAAVFEGSETVYAARHESPLVLGLGEDGHYLASDVPAFIEYTDRVIYLDDGEFATLTGDSIRITDSDGEVVESSVETIEWDAEDAGKSGYDHYMLKEIHEQPTAIRECLRGRLNELTGRIELEELADIAFDGPVTFVACGTSYHAAMFGVSLLNRWGVPAQASLASEFTAETMPLTDDSLVVGVTQSGETADTMRALREANRAGATTLAVTNVVGSSAARETDHVLYIRAGPEIGVAATKTFASQQAALTMVAAALSDHRSRELIQSLRSIADAIQQVLDTSSAREVAHAYRDADAYFFIGRSLNYPVALEGALKLKEISYEHAEGFAAGELKHGPLALVGPNTAVFALVTGDGEEAEKTIGNVKEVEARGVPIVAVTDGQSDVERYADHVLEIPALEDVASSVVANVQLQLVSYWIANELGRSIDKPRHLAKSVTVE
- a CDS encoding sugar phosphate nucleotidyltransferase, which gives rise to MTERSAIVLAAGEGSRLRPLTKHRPKPMLPAATKPILEHVFDALIDAGVTEITTVVGYQRNRVQSHFGPTYRNVPIKYVKQEKLLGSGHALLAAEDDHRDHQGPTLVVYGDQLVDGDIVADVLESHDEDSVATLGLIPTDDVGEYGGVLTDDGEVTEIVEHPFDDREYTLNAGVYVFDDLIFEAIRGVDPRVGEQSLIDGISSLVDDETASVRGVVSDGLWVDATYPWDLLTIAEDLLARGGVDSQVSADAYVHESATIVDPVVVPADCVIGAGSVVGPNVCLGENVTVGSNVSLTHAVVDADTRVEDGATVRDCVTGRGARIGPGSTVVGGPSDVQINDAVHRDVDFGALFADHAHDEGGSTFAPGVIVGADAYVQAGATLRGTVKDDVEVRS